From Cannabis sativa cultivar Pink pepper isolate KNU-18-1 chromosome 8, ASM2916894v1, whole genome shotgun sequence, a single genomic window includes:
- the LOC133030639 gene encoding uncharacterized protein LOC133030639, with amino-acid sequence MQLLERVKEESPFNNFFEREPLAFSGALIHQLFMHKIKSDKDDEVHFYIAKKRCRFGRTEFALVTGLNLLRGPTEAEVSERATSDRLIVEYFNGDPSISIGRTRAVFESCTEKDDCYKLGPPFFLQLPVGKISFNLLKDTWSKDFVQKKKHMDEKIVKGTTQKESKYSAYGYAVALQYWAYESILELAEKFAIRRSHRFPRMVNWESKDAPLGKEEVIRLFAKKLTVYSVLCPRSNEAEFLSHVTGGEAPLFVDMEELVIGDDGQPTQDSLRSQASKLALTLEQRAEEAGIFRDDTPPHSPPSGARSVPPSASMPDSASMPQSASIPSTSQPQVPISSAILARLERVEKEQLALKQGQTDILKGQNEIMGYLKTLLALMGDQRRPSAEAEPQPDAVSPGDEFILPNDYRPNDEEDVLRTPQNMSVTSIGDTQDSQVQEDEAINNQCEC; translated from the exons ATGCAGTTGTTGGAAAGGGTGAAGGAGGAATCCCCTTTCAACAATTTTTTTGAGAGAGAGCCATTAGCGTTTTCAGGTGCTCTTATCCATCAGCTCTTCATGCATAAGATAAAATCAGATAAAGATGATGAGGTGCATTTTTATATTGCAAAGAAGAGATGCCGATTCGGCCGAACTGAGTTTGCCTTGGTGACTGGGCTTAATTTGTTACGTGGACCGACTGAGGCTGAGGTTTCGGAGAGGGCGACGTCAGATCGTTTGATAGTAGAATATTTTAATGGGGATCCATCTATCAGCATTGGTCGTACGCGCGCCGTCTTCGAGAGTTGCACCGAGAAGGATGATTGTTACAAGTTGG GACCTCCCTTTTTTCTACAATTACCCGTGGGGAAAATTTCTTTCAACTTGTTGAAAGATACTTGGAGTAAGGACTTCGTACAAAAGAAAAAGCATATGGATGAGAAGATTGTGAAGGGAACGACTCAGAAGGAGTCAAAGTATTCGGCCTATGGATATGCTGTAGCATTGCAGTATTGGGCTTATGAGTCCATCCTCGAGCTTGCTGAGAAATTCGCAATCAGAAGATCGCATCGCTTTCCCCGAATGGTGAACTGGGAGAGTAAGGATGCCCCACTCGGGAAAGAGGAAGTCATCAGATTATTTGCAAAAAAA TTGACAGTGTACTCCGTGTTATGTCCGCGGAGTAATGAGGCCGAGTTTTTGAGCCACGTCACTGGAGGTGAGGCGCCTCTATTTGTGGATATGGAAGAATTGGTTATTGGCGATGATGGCCAGCCTACTCAGGATAGTTTGCGCAGCCAAGCTTCAAAGCTTGCACTCACGCTAGAACAGCGAGCGGAGGAAGCTGGAATCTTCAGAGATGATACACCACCACATTCTCCACCATCAGGGGCCCGTTCTGTTCCACCGTCTGCCTCAATGCCCGATTCTGCATCTATGCCGCAGTCAGCATCTATTCCCAGCACCTCACAGCCTCAGGTGCCAATATCTTCTGCCATATTGGCAAGATTGGAGCGTGTTGAAAAGGAACAGCTTGCTTTGAAGCAAGGCCAGACTGATATTTTGAAAGGGCAGAATGAGATAATGGGTTACTTGAAGACCCTATTGGCTCTTATGGGAGATCAGAGAAGGCCCAGCGCAGAGGCAGAGCCACAGCCAGACGCCGTGTCTCCAGGAGATGAGTTCATTCTTCCGAATGATTACAGACCTAATGATGAGGAAGATGTACTCCGGACACCTCAGAACATGTCGGTCACGTCCATTGGAGATACCCAAGATTCGCAGGTTC aagaagatgaagccaTCAACAACCAATGTGAATGTTGA
- the LOC115699253 gene encoding LRR receptor-like serine/threonine-protein kinase RPK2, translating to MGCSSYSFSSSFSSLIRLASLPVPLLKLLLLLWVFSNGVVVVFAAAGSDKLVLLQLKNSVSDTAGLLSNWNSIGSDHCLWFGVSCDSNSRVVSLNITGTGSGTGGNSQPSSCFDFAKFPLYGFGIRRDCLGSRGKLVGKLSPVIGKLTELRILSLPFNDLNGEIPGAIWGMDKLEVLDLEGNSINGKLPIQFNKNLRVLNLGFNRIEGDIPSSLSNCKSLEILNLSGNRVNGTIPAFVGRLRGVYLSYNRLSGRIPSEIGENCGKLEHLDLSGNFLIDGIPSTLGNCGELRTLLLYTNMLLESIPAELGRLRKLQVLDVSRNSLSGAIPHQLENCMELSVLVLSNRFNPLSKINYTEDNSSLEQMYDDFNYFQGAIPEGITALPKLRIIWAPRATLEGGFPSNWGSCANLEMINLAQNFFTGEIPAVLGHCKKLHYLDISSNKLTGKFIGSLLVPCMTLFDISGNMLSGSIPAFHSSSCTPIPTLNELFFNLDNPSSPYQALFSSKAQDGNILQLYKEDGRHVIIHNFGQNNFTGILPSMPIAPERLGKQIVYAFLAGENKFTGAFPGSLFYKCEGLDALFVNISYNRLSGPIPAEIGKMCRSLQFLDASGNQIAGPIPLSIGDLSSLLALNLSWNLLQDEIPVSLDQLKVMKYLSLAGNNLSGSIPSGFGQLQSLEVLDLSSNSLTGEIPRDLVNLKGLSVLLLDKNRLSGQIPSGLANVTTLSVFNVSFNNLSGSLPSNSNLMKCNSAIGNPFIRSCRMYTLTESSSNAQGRGGDSEPYAASPSGVPTHSSANGGLNSIEIASVASASAIVSVLISLIILFIYTRKWNSKSKVRGSTRKEVTVFTDFNVPLTFEAVVRATGNFNASNCIGNGGFGATYKAEIAPGVLVAIKRLAVGRFQGFQQFHAEIKTLGRLRHPNLVTLIGYHASETEMFLIYNYLPGGNLEKFIQERSTRAVEWRILYKIALDIARALAYLHDQCVPRVLHRDVKPSNILLDDEFNAYLSDFGLARLLGTSETHATTGVAGTFGYVAPEYAMTCRVSDKADVYSYGVVLLELLSDKKALDPSFSSFGNGFNIVQWACMLLRQGRAKEFFTAGLWDTGPHDDLVEVLHLAVVCTVDSLSTRPTTRQVVRRLKQLQPP from the coding sequence ATGGGTTGTTCTTCTTATTCATTCTCATCCTCCTTTTCTTCACTGATCAGACTAGCTTCTCTTCCAGTGCCCTTACTGAAGCTCCTTTTGCTTTTGTGGGTCTTCTCCAATGGCGTCGTCGTCGTCTTTGCCGCCGCCGGTTCTGACAAACTGGTTCTGCTCCAGCTCAAGAATTCAGTTTCTGACACGGCAGGACTGCTCTCGAACTGGAATTCCATCGGTTCGGACCATTGTTTGTGGTTCGGAGTTTCGTGTGACTCTAATTCTCGCGTGGTTTCTCTCAACATTACTGGGACTGGCAGTGGCACCGGAGGTAATTCGCAACCTTCTTCATGTTTTGATTTTGCTAAGTTTCCTCTGTATGGGTTTGGCATCAGACGGGATTGTTTAGGTAGTAGAGGAAAATTGGTTGGGAAGTTGAGCCCTGTGATTGGGAAGCTCACTGAGCTTAGGATTCTATCACTACCTTTTAATGATCTTAACGGCGAAATTCCTGGTGCGATTTGGGGTATGGATAAGCTGGAGGTTCTTGATCTAGAGGGAAATTCAATAAATGGGAAGCTGCCAATTCAATTCAATAAGAATTTAAGGGTTCTTAATCTCGGTTTCAACAGGATTGAGGGGGACATTCCGAGCTCACTGTCGAATTGTAAGAGTTTAGAGATATTGAATTTATCAGGGAATCGTGTGAATGGGACCATACCGGCGTTTGTTGGAAGGCTGAGGGGGGTTTACTTGTCGTATAATCGGCTTAGTGGTCGTATTCCGAGTGAGATTGGGGAGAATTGTGGGAAGCTTGAGCATCTGGATTTGTCCGGTAATTTCTTGATTGATGGTATTCCTTCCACTTTGGGCAATTGTGGGGAGCTGCGAACTCTCTTGCTGTATACTAATATGCTGCTAGAGAGTATTCCTGCTGAACTTGGTCGGCTTCGGAAGCTTCAAGTATTGGATGTTTCAAGAAATAGCCTCAGTGGTGCAATACCACATCAGCTCGAAAATTGTATGGAATTATCAGTCCTTGTGCTATCTAATCGGTTTAATCCGCTTTCAAAGATAAACTATACGGAAGATAACTCATCATTGGAGCAAATGTACGACGACTTCAATTACTTTCAAGGTGCAATCCCGGAGGGAATTACCGCCCTTCCTAAGCTGAGGATAATTTGGGCACCGAGGGCAACTTTGGAAGGTGGCTTTCCAAGCAACTGGGGTTCTTGTGCCAATTTGGAAATGATCAATTTAGCTCAGAATTTTTTCACGGGGGAAATTCCTGCTGTACTTGGTCACTGCAAGAAGTTGCACTATCTTGACATAAGCTCTAACAAGCTTACAGGCAAGTTTATTGGCAGTCTCCTAGTTCCTTGTATGACTCTGTTTGATATCAGCGGGAATATGTTGTCTGGCTCTATTCCTGCGTTTCATAGCAGCAGTTGCACTCCCATTCCTACGTTGAATGAATTATTCTTTAATCTTGACAATCCATCGTCACCTTATCAAGCTTTGTTTTCATCTAAAGCTCAAGATGGGAACATCTTGCAATTGTATAAAGAAGATGGCAGGCATGTAATAATTCACAACTTTGGGCAAAATAATTTTACTGGCATTTTGCCTTCCATGCCAATTGCACCTGAAAGATTAGGGAAGCAAATTGTTTACGCATTTCTTGCTGGAGAAAACAAGTTCACTGGAGCATTTCCAGGTAGTTTGTTTTACAAGTGTGAAGGGTTAGATGCTCTATTTGTTAACATCAGCTACAACAGATTATCTGGTCCAATTCCTGCTGAAATTGGAAAAATGTGTAGATCTCTTCAGTTCCTGGATGCATCTGGAAATCAGATAGCTGGGCCTATTCCCCTTAGTATTGGCGACTTGTCTTCTCTTCTTGCCCTTAACTTGAGTTGGAACTTGTTGCAAGATGAGATTCCGGTGAGTCTTGACCAGCTAAAGGTTATGAAGTATCTCTCTCTGGCTGGTAATAATCTGTCTGGCTCAATTCCTTCGGGTTTCGGCCAATTACAGTCTTTGGAAGTGCTGGATCTTTCTTCAAATTCCCTCACAGGTGAGATTCCAAGAGATCTTGTCAACCTGAAAGGCCTCAGTGTTCTTCTGCTGGACAAAAATAGACTTTCGGGCCAGATTCCTTCTGGATTGGCAAATGTGACGACTCTCTCTGTCTTTAATGTGTCATTCAATAACTTGTCTGGGTCACTGCCATCTAATAGTAACTTGATGAAATGTAATAGTGCTATTGGAAACCCATTTATACGGTCATGTCGCATGTACACTCTGACAGAATCATCTTCAAATGCTCAGGGAAGAGGTGGCGATTCAGAACCATATGCTGCTTCACCTTCTGGAGTTCCAACCCATAGCAGTGCAAATGGTGGTCTTAATTCAATTGAGATTGCATCCGTAGCATCTGCATCAGCCATAGTCTCAGTGCTTATATCTCTAATTATATTATTCATATATACCCGCAAGTGGAATTCTAAGTCTAAAGTTCGAGGGTCTACCAGGAAGGAAGTAACAGTTTTCACAGACTTTAATGTTCCATTGACCTTCGAAGCTGTGGTGCGGGCTACTGGGAATTTTAATGCAAGTAACTGCATTGGGAATGGAGGTTTTGGTGCAACCTACAAAGCAGAGATCGCACCTGGAGTTTTGGTGGCAATAAAACGGCTTGCAGTTGGAAGGTTCCAAGGATTTCAGCAGTTCCATGCTGAAATCAAAACCCTTGGAAGACTCCGCCATCCAAATCTTGTCACCCTAATCGGTTACCACGCCAGCGAAACTGAGATGTTTCTCATCTATAACTACTTACCTGGTGGCAATTTGGAAAAGTTCATCCAGGAAAGGTCCACAAGGGCGGTTGAGTGGAGAATACTTTACAAGATTGCTCTGGACATAGCTCGAGCTCTTGCCTACCTACATGATCAATGTGTGCCTCGAGTCCTGCATCGTGATGTCAAGCCAAGCAATATCTTGCTCGACGATGAGTTCAATGCGTATCTATCTGACTTTGGTTTGGCCAGACTTCTGGGCACCTCTGAAACCCATGCTACCACTGGTGTGGCTGGAACTTTTGGATATGTGGCTCCAGAATATGCAATGACATGCCGTGTTTCAGATAAGGCCGATGTGTATAGTTATGGTGTGGTTCTTCTAGAGTTGCTTTCAGACAAAAAAGCTCTGGACCCTTCATTTTCTTCATTTGGCAATGGCTTCAATATTGTACAGTGGGCTTGCATGCTCCTTCGGCAGGGCCGGGCCAAGGAGTTCTTTACTGCAGGGTTATGGGATACAGGTCCACATGATGATTTGGTTGAAGTTTTACATTTGGCGGTTGTATGTACGGTTGACTCTCTCTCTACCAGGCCTACAACGAGGCAAGTTGTGCGGCGTTTAAAGCAACTTCAACCCCCATAA
- the LOC115699629 gene encoding ninja-family protein AFP3 yields MAQIEEGQNIASQQQQYVSIPMSNFSTDLLQRLVSKNHFSEESQDPNKDSDEIELSLGLSLNGRFGVDPKAINKLSLKRSSSISDFTPKPAGVDGTHRQVTPPAGCPAPLMRTCSLPMETEEEWRKRKELQMLRRMEAKRKRSEKQRIYKATRDRSRPTTEENGSEEDRKGVNRVTQNQEQSLKNEDELSSSMAIPAWVGRGKTSGDNINGVVVNGDLDGPKLPVQPSFQGSGGSHGSGSSGISESTSLSGQGGKNKCPEVVSSAAATAVQPLPEKEQKPPPVAAAAAIPRPKPSSQTSNNNGGKEMGRNVMEDMPCVSTTGVGPNGKRIEGFLYRYSKGEEVRIVCVCHGSFLSPAEFVKHAGGGGDTDQPLKHIVVNPTSFL; encoded by the exons ATGGCGCAAATAGAAGAGGGTCAAAACATAGCAAGTCAGCAACAACAGTACGTTTCCATTCCAATGAGCAATTTTTCTACAGATCTATTACAGAGACTCGTTTCAAAGAATCATTTTTCGGAAGAATCCCAAGACCCAAATAAGGATTCAGACGAGATTGAGCTAAGCCTTGGGCTTTCATTAAACGGTCGATTTGGGGTTGACCCAAAAGCCATAAACAAGCTCTCACTCAAACGCTCCTCTTCTATATCGGATTTCACACCAAAGCCTGCCGGAGTAGACGGCACGCACCGGCAAGTGACGCCGCCGGCGGGTTGTCCGGCCCCGCTTATGAGGACTTGCTCTCTTCCGATGGAGACAGAAGAAGAGTGGCGTAAGAGGAAGGAGTTGCAGATGTTGAGGAGGATGGAAGCAAAAAGAAAGCGTTCCGAAAAGCAGAGAATTTATAAGGCAACGAGAGATCGGAGCCGACCAACGACGGAGGAGAATGGCAGTGAGGAAGATAGGAAAGGCGTAAATAGGGTAACTCAAAACCAAGAACAGAGCTTGAAGAATGAGGATGAGTTATCATCCTCCATGGCGATTCCAGCTTGGGTTGGTAGAGGCAAAACTAGTGGTGATAACATCAATGGCGTTGTTGTCAATGGAGACTTGGATGGGCCTAAGCTTCCAGTTCAACCATCATTTCAAGGGTCAGGTGGTTCTCACGGGAGTGGCTCTTCAGGGATTAGTGAATCAACTAGTCTCTCTGGTCAAG GAGGAAAGAACAAATGCCCAGAAGTTGTGAGCTCTGCTGCTGCTACTGCTGTGCAGCCCCTCCCGGAGAAGGAGCAGAAACCACCTCCGGTAGCGGCTGCAGCGGCAATCCCTCGGCCAAAGCCAAGTAGTCAAACCAGTAATAATAATGGAGGTAAAGAAATGGGGAGGAATGTAATGGAGGATATGCCTTGTGTGTCTACAACAGGAGTTGGACCCAATGGGAAAAGAATAGAGGGGTTTCTATATAGATATAGCAAAGGTGAAGAAGTGAGAATTGTGTGTGTTTGCCATGGGAGCTTTTTGTCACCAGCTGAGTTTGTTAAACAtgctggtggtggtggtgatacTGATCAACCTCTAAAGCATATAGTTGTTAATCCTACTTCCTTTTTGTAG
- the LOC115701339 gene encoding nuclear transport factor 2 yields the protein MALQTASPPTAPSAQVVGNAFVEQYYHILHHSPELVFRFYQDPSVIGRPDSNGVMTSATTMQGIDEKIRSMNYKEYKAEIKTADAQKSYENAVIVLVTGCLTGKDNLKRKFAQSFFLAPQDSGYFVLNDVFRYIDDGDLLVNTPVNKVDDAKVPLNTDPESTHVPAPPAPVPEIVHVEAADQNVIEKALDASHHDRQLIIEEESVFEPPSHSHESDIPLEIESASTTAIDDAPKKSYASIVKVPKGSPEPTRVYVPVNALPSMKTVNQSIGSAVPDPVPETSAPSGTSPPESSNGNEEVEGYSIYIRNLPLSVTDVELEMEFKKFGPIKQGGVQVRNNKQQGYCFGFVEFQSLSSMNSAIQASPINVGGRQAVVEIKRTTTRVGGNGRGSRFPPGRGGFRSDSFRSRGNYGGGRSFGRNESTSSRGEHSGRGRGSGGRGGDGYYHGRGRSSRASGPKHNTVAGLA from the exons ATGGCCTTGCAGACAGCAAGTCCTCCTACTGCACCCAGCGCCCAAGTTGTTGGGAATGCTTTTGTCGAGCAGTATTATCACATTCTTCACCACTCTCCTGAGTTGGTATTTAGATTTTATCAGGATCCAAGTGTGATAGGACGGCCTGACTCCAATGGTGTAATGACATCAGCGACTACCATGCAA GGTATTGATGAGAAGATCCGTTCGATGAATTATAAGGAGTATAAGGCTGagataaaaactgctgatgctCAAAAGTCTTATGAAAATGCGGTGATTGTATTAGTTACTGGATGCTTGACTGGCAAGGATAACTTGAAAAGGAAGTTTGCTCAATCATTTTTCCTCGCCCCACAGGACAGTGGGTACTTTGTCTTGAATGATGTCTTCAGGTACATAGATGATGGAGACCTCTTGGTGAATACTCCAGTTAATAAAGTTGATGATGCCAAGGTCCCATTAAACACTGATCCTG AGTCAACTCATGTTCCTGCCCCTCCTGCACCAGTTCCTGAAATTGTTCATGTGGAAGCAGCAGATCAAAATGTTATTGAGAAAGCTCTTGATGCATCACACCATGACAGACAATTAATTATCGAGGAAGAATCTGTTTTCGAACCCCCATCTCATTCACATGAGAGTGATATACCTTTGGAGATTGAATCAGCTTCTACAACAGCCATAGATGATGCTCCAAAAAAGTCTTATGCATCAATT GTTAAAGTACCGAAAGGGAGTCCAGAACCGACTAGAGTTTATGTGCCGGTGAATGCATTACCTTCTATGAAAACAGTAAATCAATCTATTGGGTCGGCAGTCCCAGACCCAGTGCCTGAAACATCAGCCCCAAGTGGCACCAGTCCTCCAGAGAGTAGCAACGGCAATGAAGAAG TCGAGGGCTACTCTATTTACATTAGAAATCTGCCCTTATCTGTTACGGATGTTGAGCTTGAGATGGaattcaagaaatttggaccaATAAAGCAAGGAGGCGTACAAGTCAGAAATAATAAG CAACAAGGTTACTGCTTCGGCTTTGTTGAATTTCAGTCTTTAAGCTCCATGAATAGTGCAATTCAG GCTTCACCAATCAATGTCGGAGGACGACAAGCTGTTGTTGAAATAAAAAGAACCACTACTCGAG TTGGTGGTAATGGAAGAGGCAGCAGGTTCCCTCCAGGAAGGGGTGGATTCCGGAGCGACAGCTTTAGGAGTCGTGGAAATTATGGTGGTGGTCGGAGCTTTGGTAGAAATGAGTCTACTAGCAGCAGGGGTGAGCACTCTGGTCGAGGTAGGGGTTCAGGCGGGCGTGGAGGAGATGGTTATTATCATGGTAGGGGAAGAAGCAGCCGTGCGAGCGGACCAAAACACAATACTGTAGCAGGCTTAGcatga